A stretch of the Mycolicibacterium celeriflavum genome encodes the following:
- a CDS encoding amino acid ABC transporter ATP-binding protein, with amino-acid sequence MAFDPVSLNARDIHLSFGPNPVLRGVDIDVPAGSTTAVIGPSGSGKSTLLRTLNRLYEPDRGDILLDGRSVLADNPDQLRQRIGMVFQNFNLFPHRSVLDNVTLAPRKLKRLSADEARELGMAHLDRVGLRNKAEVRPTTLSGGQQQRVAIARALAMAPQVMFFDEATSALDPELVKGILALIADLGADGMTMVVVTHEMGFARSTSDAVVFMDHGKVVEAGPPEQVFDAAETDRLQRFLSQVL; translated from the coding sequence ATGGCCTTCGATCCGGTGTCGTTGAACGCCAGGGATATTCATCTCTCGTTCGGCCCCAACCCGGTGCTGCGCGGCGTCGACATCGACGTGCCCGCGGGCAGCACCACGGCGGTGATCGGGCCGTCGGGGTCGGGCAAGTCCACGTTGTTGCGGACGCTGAACCGGCTGTATGAGCCCGACCGCGGCGACATCCTGCTCGATGGTCGCTCGGTGCTCGCCGACAACCCCGACCAGTTGCGTCAGCGCATCGGGATGGTGTTCCAGAACTTCAACCTCTTTCCGCATCGCAGTGTGCTGGACAACGTGACGCTGGCGCCGCGCAAGCTCAAACGGCTCAGCGCCGACGAGGCCCGCGAGCTGGGGATGGCGCACCTGGACCGGGTCGGGCTGCGCAACAAGGCCGAGGTGCGGCCGACGACGCTGTCGGGCGGGCAGCAGCAGCGGGTGGCGATAGCAAGGGCGTTGGCGATGGCGCCGCAGGTGATGTTCTTCGACGAGGCCACCTCGGCGCTCGATCCCGAGCTCGTGAAAGGCATCCTCGCGCTGATCGCCGACCTCGGCGCAGACGGCATGACGATGGTGGTGGTCACCCACGAGATGGGCTTCGCGCGGTCGACGTCGGACGCCGTCGTCTTCATGGACCACGGCAAGGTGGTGGAGGCCGGGCCGCCGGAGCAGGTCTTCGACGCCGCCGAAACTGACCGGCTGCAGCGGTTCCTCTCCCAAGTGCTCTGA
- a CDS encoding MarR family winged helix-turn-helix transcriptional regulator, which produces MAEVVEPQVAELSGELQRVLSRVFSVLRRSDTRRNDAQDLTLAQLSILLTLLEQGPMRMTDLATHERVRTPTTTVAIRRLEKLGLVKRSRDPSDLRAVLVDITPEGRAQHQEALEVRRAYLANLLAKLSPEDLETLTKAIAPLERLAE; this is translated from the coding sequence ATGGCGGAAGTCGTAGAACCGCAGGTCGCGGAGCTGTCGGGAGAGCTGCAGCGGGTGCTGTCACGAGTTTTCTCCGTGCTGCGTCGCAGTGACACTCGCCGTAACGACGCCCAAGACCTGACGCTGGCCCAGCTGTCGATCCTGTTGACGCTGCTCGAACAGGGGCCGATGCGGATGACCGACCTGGCCACCCACGAGCGCGTGCGCACCCCGACGACGACCGTCGCGATCCGTCGGCTGGAGAAGTTGGGCCTGGTCAAACGCTCCCGCGACCCGTCTGACCTGCGAGCGGTGCTGGTCGACATCACGCCGGAAGGCCGCGCGCAACACCAGGAGGCGCTCGAAGTTCGGCGCGCTTATCTGGCCAACCTGCTGGCCAAGCTGAGCCCGGAAGACCTCGAGACCCTGACCAAGGCGATCGCCCCGCTCGAGCGGCTGGCCGAGTAG
- the ggh gene encoding glucosylglycerate hydrolase — MPPDHSFAPTQLAARAAYLLRGNDLGIMTTAAPLLYPHMWSWDAAFVAIGLAPLSVERAVVELDTLLSAQWTNGMIPHIVFANGVDGYFPGPARWATSALAVHAPRNRHTSGITQPPVHAIAVQRIFDHARTRGRSARAVAEAFLDRRWDDLVNWHRWLADARDPQMHGRVTLYHGWESGMDNSPRWDSAYANVIPGSVPEYQREDNTIVTDATQRPTDLEYDRYLWLLEEMKSARYDDELLPKVMSFAVEDVFVSAIFSVACDVLAEIGEDYGRPDSDVRELYGWAERFRRGVIDATDERTGAARDYDVRADEWVATETVAQFAPLLCGGLPHDKERTLVKLLEGPRFCGHPDLRYAGIPSTSPVSRDFRPREYWRGPVWPVMTWLFSWCFARRGWAERARLLRQEGLRQASDGAFAEYYEPFTGEPLGSMQQSWTAAAVLDWLG; from the coding sequence ATGCCCCCCGACCACAGCTTTGCCCCGACCCAACTCGCAGCCCGCGCCGCATACCTGCTGCGGGGTAACGACCTGGGCATCATGACCACCGCCGCACCGCTGTTGTACCCGCATATGTGGAGCTGGGACGCGGCGTTCGTGGCGATCGGACTGGCCCCGTTGAGCGTCGAGCGCGCCGTCGTCGAACTCGACACCCTGCTCTCAGCGCAGTGGACCAACGGGATGATCCCGCACATCGTGTTCGCCAACGGCGTCGACGGCTACTTCCCGGGGCCGGCGCGCTGGGCCACCTCGGCGCTCGCCGTGCACGCGCCCCGCAACCGGCACACCTCCGGCATCACTCAGCCGCCGGTGCACGCGATCGCGGTCCAGCGCATCTTCGATCACGCCAGGACCCGCGGCCGATCCGCCCGCGCGGTCGCCGAGGCGTTCCTCGATCGCCGATGGGACGACCTGGTGAACTGGCACCGCTGGCTCGCCGACGCGCGCGACCCCCAGATGCATGGCCGGGTCACGCTGTACCACGGCTGGGAGTCCGGTATGGACAACTCACCGCGCTGGGACAGCGCCTACGCCAACGTGATTCCGGGCAGCGTGCCGGAGTACCAGCGCGAAGACAACACGATCGTCACCGACGCCACCCAGCGCCCGACCGACCTGGAGTACGACCGTTACCTGTGGCTGCTCGAGGAGATGAAGTCGGCCCGCTACGACGACGAGTTGCTGCCGAAGGTGATGAGCTTCGCGGTCGAGGACGTGTTCGTCTCGGCGATCTTCTCGGTCGCATGCGATGTGCTCGCCGAGATCGGCGAGGACTACGGCCGTCCCGACTCCGACGTCCGCGAGCTCTACGGCTGGGCCGAGCGATTCCGCCGCGGTGTCATCGACGCGACCGACGAACGAACTGGCGCGGCAAGGGATTACGACGTCCGCGCTGACGAGTGGGTCGCCACGGAGACGGTCGCGCAGTTCGCTCCGCTGCTGTGCGGCGGCTTGCCGCACGACAAGGAACGGACGCTGGTGAAGCTGCTGGAGGGGCCGCGGTTCTGCGGTCATCCCGACCTGAGGTACGCCGGCATCCCGTCCACGTCGCCGGTGTCGCGCGACTTCCGCCCGCGGGAGTACTGGCGCGGCCCGGTCTGGCCGGTGATGACGTGGCTGTTCTCCTGGTGCTTCGCACGCCGCGGCTGGGCCGAGCGCGCCCGACTCCTGCGCCAGGAAGGTCTGCGCCAAGCCAGCGACGGGGCGTTCGCCGAGTACTACGAACCGTTCACCGGCGAGCCGCTGGGCAGCATGCAGCAGTCGTGGACCGCGGCCGCGGTGCTGGACTGGCTGGGCTGA
- a CDS encoding SDR family oxidoreductase, whose product MPTAMITGASRGLGAAIATALADSHTLFLAGRPSAALDAVAGQFGATTWPIDLADVSGIEAVVEPIVGLDVLVHNAGAAFPARVAESTVDEWRATMEVNVIGAVALTLALLPALRAAHGHVVFVNSGAGINASPGLASYSASKAALRSFADSLRNDEPSLRVTSVHPGRIATEMQEGLVAYEGGSYDPSRFLSPQSVARVVADAVHSPPDAHVHEVIVRPRK is encoded by the coding sequence ATGCCGACCGCGATGATCACGGGCGCCTCGCGAGGGCTCGGCGCGGCGATCGCGACGGCGCTCGCCGATAGCCACACACTGTTTCTGGCGGGACGGCCGTCGGCGGCGCTCGATGCGGTGGCCGGGCAGTTCGGGGCGACGACGTGGCCGATCGATCTGGCAGACGTTTCCGGTATCGAGGCCGTGGTGGAGCCGATCGTCGGGCTGGATGTGTTGGTGCACAACGCCGGGGCGGCGTTTCCGGCTCGGGTGGCCGAGTCGACCGTCGACGAGTGGCGCGCCACCATGGAGGTCAATGTCATTGGCGCCGTTGCGCTTACACTCGCGCTGCTGCCGGCGCTGCGTGCCGCCCACGGGCATGTGGTGTTCGTGAACTCCGGGGCGGGCATCAACGCGTCGCCGGGTTTGGCGTCGTATTCGGCGAGCAAGGCCGCGTTGCGGTCGTTCGCGGACTCGCTGCGCAACGACGAGCCCTCGCTGCGGGTGACGTCGGTGCATCCCGGTCGGATCGCCACGGAGATGCAGGAGGGTCTGGTCGCGTACGAGGGCGGCTCCTATGACCCGTCGCGGTTTCTGAGCCCGCAGAGTGTGGCGCGTGTCGTCGCCGATGCGGTGCACTCACCGCCGGACGCGCACGTGCACGAGGTCATCGTCCGCCCCCGTAAGTAG
- a CDS encoding DUF559 domain-containing protein, translating to MLGDYLRRHDGVLTLEHARELGMSKHAVNRRVRSGAWRQCARGVYFVDDRPFTDAARMRVAVWSFGEHAVGSGLAAAWWHGLTRFAPDTVEVTMPRNGSGRTREGARLRRRDLPPEDVVERVGLRVTAFPLTVIEAAVRTRDGVKIMDRALQQDIELRELWRAQLRNKGRYGSPAARILLQATSDGAQSAAERLLIKLLREAGITGWKANYRVGGYKVDVGFPGPKVAIETDGLAFHVGSDEFHQDRVRQNNITLLGWQVLRFTWLDLTVYPERVIAVIRSAISV from the coding sequence GTGCTAGGTGACTATCTCCGTCGGCACGATGGCGTGCTGACCCTTGAACATGCGCGCGAGTTGGGAATGAGCAAGCATGCGGTCAATAGACGCGTGCGATCGGGCGCTTGGCGACAATGTGCCCGCGGCGTCTACTTCGTCGATGACAGACCGTTCACCGATGCCGCACGCATGCGCGTCGCCGTATGGAGCTTCGGCGAGCACGCCGTCGGGAGTGGATTGGCAGCCGCCTGGTGGCACGGTCTCACTAGGTTCGCACCAGACACTGTCGAGGTCACGATGCCTCGCAACGGCAGCGGCCGGACCCGTGAGGGCGCGCGGCTACGCCGACGAGACCTGCCACCCGAAGACGTCGTCGAGCGTGTCGGCCTTCGAGTCACCGCATTCCCTCTGACGGTCATCGAGGCGGCAGTTCGGACGCGCGACGGCGTCAAGATCATGGATCGGGCTCTTCAACAGGACATCGAGCTGCGGGAGTTGTGGCGGGCCCAGCTCCGAAACAAGGGCCGCTACGGCTCACCGGCAGCGCGAATCCTCTTACAAGCGACGTCGGACGGCGCACAATCGGCGGCCGAACGGCTGCTCATCAAGCTGTTGCGGGAAGCCGGCATCACGGGTTGGAAGGCGAACTATCGCGTCGGCGGGTACAAAGTCGATGTCGGATTTCCCGGGCCCAAGGTCGCCATCGAAACCGACGGCCTCGCTTTCCACGTCGGCTCTGACGAGTTTCATCAGGACCGGGTGCGACAGAACAACATCACGTTGCTGGGCTGGCAGGTGTTGCGATTCACCTGGCTCGACTTGACGGTGTACCCCGAACGCGTGATCGCGGTCATCCGGTCAGCGATTTCGGTGTAG
- the leuS gene encoding leucine--tRNA ligase has protein sequence MTDAPTTDSPQHRYTAELAGQIERTWQQRWAEAGTFHVPNPVGSLAPADGSQVPADKMFVQDMFPYPSGEGLHVGHPLGYIATDVYARYFRMSGRNVLHALGFDAFGLPAEQYAIQTGTHPRIRTEANIVNFKRQLGRLGFGHDSRRSFATTDPDYYKWTQWIFLQIYNAWFDAAAQKARPIAELVAEFESGARPLDGGRTWASLSEGERADLIDSYRLVYQADSLVNWCPGLGTVLANEEVTADGRSERGNFPVFRKRLRQWMMRITAYSDRLLDDLELLDWPEKVKTMQRNWIGRSTGAAVLFGTDAGDIEVFTTRPDTLFGATYMVLAPEHELVDRLVADQWPAGVDERWTYGAATPGEAVAAYRTAIAAKSDLERQENKAKTGVFLGAYATNPANDQRVPVFIADYVLLGYGTGAIMAVPGHDQRDWEFATEFGLPIVEVVAGGDVSQAAYSGDGEIVNSGELDGLSVASAKEAITARLAADGRAQPRVEYKLRDWLFARQRYWGEPFPIVYDENGRAHPLPESALPVELPDIPDYSPVLFDPDDADSVPSPPLGKATSWVHVELDLGDGLKPYTRDTNVMPQWAASSWYELRYTDPHNQEELCAKENEAYWMGPRPAEHGADDPGGVDLYVGGVEHAVLHLLYVRFWHKVLYDLGHVSSREPFRRLVNQGYIQAFAYTDERGAYVPAAEVVEREGKFYWPGPDGETEVFQEFGKIGKSLKNSVSPDEICDNYGADTLRVYEMSMGPLEASRPWATKDVVGAYRFLQRVWRLVVDESTGAKRVSEHEAIDEETLKLLHRTIAGVSDDYMNLRNNTAAAKLIEYTNHLTKQGVTARAALEPLVLMVAPLAPHLAEELWRRLGHDLSLAHGPFPVADPQYLVEDTVEYPVQVNGKVRGRVTVAADADADALEAAALADEKVQAFIDGATPKKVIVVAGRLVNIVV, from the coding sequence GTGACAGACGCGCCGACCACCGACAGCCCCCAGCACCGCTACACCGCGGAGTTGGCCGGGCAGATCGAGCGCACCTGGCAACAGCGGTGGGCGGAAGCGGGGACCTTCCACGTGCCGAACCCCGTCGGCTCGTTGGCGCCGGCCGACGGTTCGCAGGTGCCCGCCGACAAGATGTTCGTCCAGGACATGTTCCCGTACCCGTCGGGCGAGGGTCTGCATGTCGGACATCCGCTGGGCTACATCGCCACCGACGTCTACGCCAGGTACTTTCGGATGAGCGGGCGAAATGTATTGCATGCGTTGGGGTTCGACGCCTTCGGCCTACCGGCCGAGCAGTACGCGATCCAGACCGGGACGCATCCCCGCATTCGGACCGAAGCCAACATCGTCAACTTCAAGCGCCAGTTGGGACGATTGGGGTTCGGTCACGACTCGCGGCGCAGCTTCGCCACCACCGACCCCGACTATTACAAGTGGACGCAGTGGATCTTCCTGCAGATCTACAACGCGTGGTTCGATGCGGCCGCGCAGAAGGCCAGGCCGATTGCGGAGTTGGTGGCCGAGTTCGAATCCGGCGCACGTCCTCTCGACGGCGGCCGAACGTGGGCCTCGCTCTCGGAGGGGGAGCGCGCCGACCTCATCGACTCGTACCGGTTGGTGTACCAGGCGGACTCGCTGGTGAACTGGTGCCCCGGACTGGGCACCGTGCTGGCCAACGAGGAGGTCACCGCCGACGGCCGCAGTGAGCGCGGAAACTTCCCGGTATTCCGGAAGCGGTTGCGACAGTGGATGATGCGCATCACCGCATACTCGGACCGCCTGCTCGACGACCTCGAACTGCTGGACTGGCCGGAGAAGGTCAAAACCATGCAGCGCAACTGGATCGGCCGGTCGACCGGGGCGGCGGTACTCTTCGGCACCGACGCCGGCGACATCGAGGTGTTCACCACCCGGCCGGACACGCTGTTCGGCGCGACGTACATGGTGCTGGCGCCCGAACACGAACTGGTCGACAGGCTGGTCGCCGACCAGTGGCCGGCGGGCGTCGATGAGCGCTGGACGTACGGCGCGGCGACACCGGGCGAAGCCGTCGCCGCCTACCGCACGGCGATCGCGGCGAAGTCGGACCTCGAACGTCAGGAGAACAAGGCCAAGACGGGCGTGTTCCTCGGCGCGTATGCGACGAACCCCGCCAATGATCAACGAGTCCCAGTCTTCATCGCCGACTATGTGCTGCTGGGTTACGGCACCGGGGCGATCATGGCGGTGCCGGGACATGACCAGCGGGACTGGGAGTTCGCCACCGAGTTCGGCTTGCCGATCGTGGAAGTCGTTGCCGGCGGCGATGTTTCACAGGCAGCGTACAGCGGTGACGGCGAGATCGTGAACTCCGGTGAGCTCGACGGGTTGAGCGTCGCGTCGGCCAAGGAGGCGATCACCGCACGGCTGGCGGCAGACGGCCGCGCGCAGCCGCGGGTGGAGTACAAGCTGCGCGATTGGCTGTTCGCCCGGCAAAGGTATTGGGGTGAGCCGTTTCCGATCGTGTACGACGAGAACGGCCGCGCGCATCCGCTGCCCGAGTCGGCGCTGCCGGTCGAGTTGCCCGATATACCCGACTACTCGCCTGTGCTGTTCGACCCCGACGACGCCGACAGCGTGCCGTCGCCGCCGCTGGGCAAGGCGACCTCCTGGGTGCACGTGGAGCTGGATCTCGGCGACGGACTCAAGCCCTACACCCGCGACACCAACGTCATGCCGCAATGGGCCGCCAGTTCCTGGTACGAGCTGCGCTATACCGACCCGCATAACCAGGAAGAGCTGTGCGCCAAGGAGAATGAGGCCTACTGGATGGGTCCGCGGCCCGCCGAACACGGCGCCGACGACCCCGGTGGCGTCGACCTGTACGTCGGCGGTGTCGAGCACGCGGTGCTGCACCTGCTGTATGTCAGGTTCTGGCACAAGGTGCTCTACGACCTCGGGCACGTCAGTTCGCGCGAGCCTTTCCGCCGGCTGGTGAACCAGGGCTACATCCAGGCGTTCGCCTACACCGACGAGCGCGGGGCGTACGTTCCGGCGGCGGAAGTCGTTGAGCGCGAAGGAAAGTTCTACTGGCCGGGACCGGACGGCGAGACCGAGGTCTTCCAGGAGTTCGGCAAGATCGGCAAGAGCCTGAAGAACTCGGTGTCACCCGACGAGATCTGCGACAACTACGGTGCCGACACGTTGCGGGTGTACGAGATGTCGATGGGCCCATTGGAGGCGTCGCGGCCATGGGCGACCAAGGACGTCGTCGGCGCGTACCGGTTCCTGCAGCGGGTGTGGCGGTTGGTGGTCGACGAGAGCACCGGCGCAAAGCGCGTCTCGGAGCATGAGGCGATCGACGAAGAGACGCTGAAGTTGTTGCACCGCACCATCGCCGGAGTCTCGGACGATTACATGAACCTGCGCAACAACACCGCGGCGGCCAAGCTCATCGAGTACACCAACCACTTGACCAAGCAGGGGGTGACGGCGCGCGCGGCGCTCGAGCCGCTGGTGCTGATGGTGGCGCCGCTGGCCCCGCATCTGGCCGAGGAGTTGTGGCGGCGGTTGGGCCACGACTTGTCGCTGGCGCACGGCCCGTTCCCGGTGGCCGACCCGCAGTATCTCGTCGAGGACACCGTCGAGTATCCGGTCCAGGTCAATGGAAAGGTGCGCGGCCGGGTGACGGTCGCGGCCGACGCGGATGCCGACGCGCTGGAGGCGGCCGCGCTGGCCGACGAGAAGGTGCAGGCGTTCATCGACGGTGCCACACCGAAAAAGGTCATTGTGGTGGCCGGCCGCCTGGTCAACATCGTCGTTTAA
- a CDS encoding LpqN/LpqT family lipoprotein translates to MIEIAPRWRILAAGVAAATAGVLGFAGTTASAEPLVPQPPLPAPATVTQTVTVAPNAQALTQPGVSSATGVVSPAASASPGVAAAPGLAAAPVPAPPVATIQPARSGTMFEFFGEKGVKLEPQSSRDFKALNIVLPMPRGWAHVPDPNVPDAFGVIADRVGGNGLYTSNAQVVVYKLVGDFDPKEAISHGFVDSQQRPAWRTTDASLAEFGGMPSALIEGTYRENNMTLNTSRRHVIATAGLDKYLVSLSVTTSVDQVVPDAEATDAIVNGFRVSVPGQPAATPAPAAPGAAAAPSATAAAAPSAASPDATAAASSGATPQPPAAPVSSQLGLPQ, encoded by the coding sequence ATGATCGAGATCGCCCCTCGCTGGCGGATTCTGGCCGCAGGTGTGGCCGCCGCCACCGCCGGCGTCCTCGGCTTCGCGGGCACGACCGCCTCGGCCGAACCCCTCGTACCGCAACCACCGCTACCCGCCCCCGCCACGGTCACCCAGACCGTCACGGTCGCGCCCAACGCGCAGGCCCTCACCCAACCCGGTGTGAGTTCGGCCACTGGAGTGGTGTCACCCGCGGCCAGCGCGTCTCCCGGCGTAGCCGCCGCGCCCGGCTTGGCCGCCGCGCCGGTACCCGCGCCGCCGGTCGCCACCATCCAACCCGCCCGTTCCGGCACGATGTTCGAATTCTTCGGCGAGAAGGGCGTGAAACTCGAACCGCAGTCCAGCCGCGACTTCAAGGCGCTCAACATCGTGCTGCCAATGCCACGCGGCTGGGCGCACGTTCCCGACCCGAATGTGCCCGACGCGTTCGGCGTGATCGCCGACCGGGTTGGCGGCAACGGCCTCTACACGTCCAATGCGCAGGTGGTGGTGTACAAGCTGGTCGGCGACTTCGACCCCAAAGAGGCCATCAGCCACGGTTTCGTCGACAGCCAGCAGCGACCGGCCTGGCGCACCACCGACGCGTCGCTCGCCGAGTTCGGCGGCATGCCGTCGGCATTGATCGAAGGCACCTACCGCGAGAACAACATGACGTTGAACACCTCGCGCCGCCACGTCATTGCCACCGCCGGGCTGGACAAGTACCTGGTGTCCCTGTCGGTGACCACGAGTGTCGATCAAGTCGTCCCGGACGCCGAGGCGACCGACGCGATCGTCAACGGATTCCGGGTGAGCGTTCCCGGCCAGCCCGCCGCGACACCCGCGCCGGCCGCTCCAGGCGCTGCGGCTGCGCCAAGCGCGACGGCTGCGGCTGCGCCCAGCGCGGCTTCCCCCGACGCGACGGCCGCGGCATCCTCCGGCGCTACGCCCCAGCCGCCGGCCGCTCCGGTTTCCAGCCAGCTGGGACTGCCGCAATAG
- a CDS encoding YqgE/AlgH family protein yields MAQSEDPEDFIAPAAPRVRAGTLLLANTDLLEPTFRRSVIYVVEHNDGGTLGVVLNRASETAVYNVLPQWAKVAAKPKTMFIGGPVKRDAALCLATLRAGMEAAGVPGLRHVQGRMVMVDLDADPDSIAPVVEGVRIFAGYSGWTIGQLDAEIERDDWIVLSALPSDVLVEPRVDLWSRVLRRQPLPLSLLATHPIDVSRN; encoded by the coding sequence GTGGCGCAGTCAGAGGATCCGGAGGATTTCATCGCTCCTGCGGCGCCGCGTGTGCGGGCCGGAACGCTGCTGTTGGCCAATACCGACCTGTTGGAGCCGACGTTTCGCCGCAGCGTGATCTACGTCGTGGAACACAACGACGGCGGCACGCTCGGAGTGGTGCTGAACCGGGCGAGCGAGACGGCGGTGTACAACGTGTTGCCGCAGTGGGCGAAGGTGGCCGCCAAACCGAAGACCATGTTCATCGGCGGGCCCGTGAAACGCGATGCGGCGCTGTGCCTGGCGACCTTGCGCGCCGGGATGGAGGCCGCCGGTGTACCGGGTCTGCGGCATGTGCAGGGACGCATGGTGATGGTCGACCTCGACGCCGATCCCGACTCGATCGCCCCCGTGGTCGAGGGGGTGCGCATCTTCGCGGGCTATTCGGGATGGACGATCGGCCAACTCGACGCCGAGATCGAACGCGACGACTGGATCGTCTTGTCGGCGTTGCCGTCCGACGTTCTCGTGGAACCGCGGGTCGACCTGTGGTCGCGGGTGCTGCGCAGGCAGCCGTTGCCGTTGTCGTTGCTGGCCACCCACCCGATCGACGTCAGCCGCAACTAG
- a CDS encoding MFS transporter yields the protein MPDLRAPIAVWRSVRELPDFWRLLELRLVSQFGDGLFAAGLAGAILFNPQRAAEPWAIAGAFAVLFLPYSLLGPFAGALLDRWDRRLVLIAANAGRLALVLAVAALLESGAGDLPILCCALIVNGFTRFVSSGLSAALPHVVPRDQVVAMNSVATATGAAAAFIGANFMLLPRWLFGADDAGAAAIILIVAVPVALALRLAWRFPPHLLGPDESVRAIHGSVLYAVATGWAHGVRTVAAVPTVAATLTGLAAHRMVFGINSLLVLVMVRHSDTHAVAGLGTAVLFVAATGTGSFIAAAVMPMAVRRWGRYATANGALAIAALIQFAGSSLQLAVMVVCGFLLGTAGQVVKLCADSAMQLDVDDALRGHVFTVQDSLFWMAFIGAIALSASVIPPDGHQPALALAGVGVYLAGLAAHAALGRRTSSPG from the coding sequence GTGCCCGATCTCCGCGCGCCCATCGCCGTCTGGCGGTCGGTACGCGAGCTGCCCGACTTCTGGCGGCTCCTCGAACTGCGGCTGGTGAGTCAGTTCGGCGACGGCCTGTTCGCGGCGGGGCTGGCGGGCGCGATCCTGTTCAACCCGCAGCGGGCGGCCGAACCGTGGGCGATCGCCGGGGCGTTCGCCGTGCTGTTCCTGCCCTACTCGCTGCTCGGCCCGTTCGCCGGCGCGCTGCTCGACCGCTGGGACCGCCGCCTGGTGCTGATCGCGGCGAATGCCGGCCGTCTGGCGTTGGTGCTCGCGGTGGCCGCGCTGCTCGAATCCGGGGCGGGCGACCTGCCGATCCTGTGCTGCGCGCTGATCGTCAACGGGTTCACCCGGTTCGTCTCGTCCGGGCTGTCGGCGGCGTTGCCACACGTCGTGCCGCGAGATCAGGTGGTCGCGATGAACTCCGTCGCCACCGCGACGGGCGCGGCGGCCGCCTTCATCGGCGCCAACTTCATGCTGCTGCCCCGCTGGCTGTTCGGCGCCGACGACGCCGGTGCCGCCGCGATCATCCTGATCGTCGCCGTTCCGGTGGCGCTGGCCCTGCGGCTGGCGTGGCGCTTCCCGCCGCACCTGCTCGGCCCCGACGAGAGCGTGCGCGCGATTCACGGGTCGGTGCTCTACGCGGTGGCCACCGGCTGGGCCCACGGCGTGCGCACGGTGGCGGCGGTGCCCACCGTGGCCGCGACACTGACCGGACTGGCCGCGCACCGGATGGTGTTCGGCATCAACAGCCTGCTGGTGCTGGTGATGGTGCGGCACAGCGACACTCATGCGGTCGCGGGCCTCGGCACCGCGGTGCTGTTCGTCGCCGCGACCGGCACGGGATCGTTCATCGCAGCCGCCGTCATGCCGATGGCGGTGCGGCGGTGGGGCCGTTACGCCACCGCCAACGGCGCGTTGGCGATCGCCGCGCTGATCCAGTTCGCCGGTTCCAGCCTGCAGCTGGCGGTGATGGTGGTGTGCGGCTTCCTGCTCGGCACGGCGGGCCAGGTCGTCAAGCTGTGCGCGGACAGCGCCATGCAGCTCGATGTCGACGACGCCCTGCGTGGGCACGTGTTCACCGTGCAGGACTCGCTGTTCTGGATGGCCTTCATCGGGGCAATTGCATTGTCGGCGAGCGTGATTCCGCCCGACGGGCATCAGCCGGCGCTGGCGTTGGCGGGTGTCGGGGTGTATCTCGCCGGCCTGGCCGCGCACGCTGCGCTCGGCAGGCGCACGTCGTCGCCGGGCTAA
- a CDS encoding TIGR03084 family metal-binding protein, with amino-acid sequence MAGAAPMVADLRAESDELDAIVAELPPERWAEPTPAQGWTIAHQIAHLLWTDRVALTSVTDETAFAALLEEAGKDPAGFVDAGAEELAAVPPADLLADWRRTRARLHDELLTVADGRKLPWFGPPMSAASMATARLMETWAHGLDVADALGVRRPATARLRSIAHIGVRTRDFSFAINGRQPPTEPFRVELRAPDGSTWSWGPEDATQRVTGSAEDFCMLVTQRRPRSTLDVRADGADAEQWLSIAQAFAGPPGAGRD; translated from the coding sequence ATGGCTGGTGCCGCGCCGATGGTGGCCGATCTCCGCGCCGAGAGCGACGAACTCGACGCCATCGTCGCCGAGCTCCCTCCTGAGCGCTGGGCCGAGCCCACTCCGGCCCAAGGATGGACGATCGCCCATCAGATCGCGCATCTGTTGTGGACCGACCGGGTCGCGCTGACCTCCGTCACCGACGAGACCGCGTTCGCCGCTCTGCTCGAGGAGGCGGGCAAGGACCCGGCCGGCTTCGTCGACGCGGGCGCCGAGGAGTTGGCGGCGGTGCCGCCCGCCGACCTGCTCGCCGACTGGCGACGGACCCGCGCCCGGCTGCACGACGAGCTGCTGACCGTCGCCGACGGGCGCAAGCTGCCGTGGTTCGGGCCGCCGATGAGTGCGGCGTCGATGGCGACGGCCCGGCTGATGGAAACCTGGGCGCACGGCCTCGACGTCGCAGACGCGCTCGGGGTGCGTCGGCCGGCCACCGCACGCCTGCGCTCAATCGCGCACATCGGCGTGCGCACCCGGGACTTCTCGTTCGCGATCAACGGCCGACAACCGCCGACCGAGCCGTTCCGGGTGGAGTTGCGCGCCCCCGACGGGTCGACCTGGTCGTGGGGACCGGAGGACGCCACACAACGGGTGACCGGCTCGGCGGAGGACTTCTGCATGCTGGTCACGCAGCGGCGGCCGCGGTCGACGCTGGACGTACGGGCGGACGGCGCCGATGCGGAGCAGTGGCTGAGCATCGCGCAAGCATTCGCGGGCCCGCCGGGCGCCGGCCGCGATTAG